The following nucleotide sequence is from Achromobacter spanius.
ACTGGATCGCAAGGAGTGCACCTACTCCTACTTCGGCGACCCGATGTACGTCTTCATGGACGAAGAGTACAACCAGTACGAAATCGAAGCGGAAAGCATGGGCGACGCCCTGAACTACCTGGAAGAAGCGATGCCCGTGGAAGTGGTCTTCTACGACGGCCGCGCCATTTCGGTGGAACTGCCCACGACGATCGTCCGCGAAATCACCTATACCGAACCCGCCGTGCGTGGCGATACGTCGGGCAAGGTGACCAAGCCGGCCAAGATCAACACCGGCTACGAACTGAACGTGCCGCTGTTCTGCGCCATCGGCGACAAGATCGAAATCGACACCCGCACGAACGAATACCGCAGCCGCGTCAACAACTGATCCGGCAGCAGGTACGAAAAAGCCAGGTCCCTGACAACAGGGCCTGGCTTTTTTTATGGTTGCGCTGTCTGGAAATGGGCGCGCATGGCGTGCCACCTACCTACTGCAAGCGTTCGTCATCCAGGAAGTCAGGCACCGCCATGACTTCAATGCCGTCCTCGGCCAAGGCCTCGCGCTCTTCGGGCGTAGCGGTGCCGCGGATGGGGCGTTCGTCGGCGTCGCCGTCGTGGATGCGGCGGGCTTCTTCCGCAAAGCGGGGGCCGACGTTTTCGGTGTTGCGCAACAGCGCCCGCACCTGCTTCATGACCACGGCCTGCACGGCCGCCATTTTCTCGGCGTCGGACGCGCCTGCCGGCACGGCGGGCGGCTGAGCCGGTGCATGCAGGTGCGACACGTTCAAGCGCGGCGCCGACAGACGCTTGGTGATGCTGGCCGAGCCGCAAACGGGGCACGTGACCAGGCCACGCGCCTGTTGCGCGTCATAGTCGTCGTGCGATCCGAACCAGCCTTCAAAAATGTGGTTGTGCTCGCACTGAAGGTCAAAAACTTTGAGAGCCATGGTCGTCATATGGGGGC
It contains:
- the efp gene encoding elongation factor P, yielding MKTAQELRVGNVVMVGKDPLVVQKAEYNKSGRNAAVVKLKFKNLLTASASESVYKADEKFEVVQLDRKECTYSYFGDPMYVFMDEEYNQYEIEAESMGDALNYLEEAMPVEVVFYDGRAISVELPTTIVREITYTEPAVRGDTSGKVTKPAKINTGYELNVPLFCAIGDKIEIDTRTNEYRSRVNN
- a CDS encoding DUF1178 family protein; translated protein: MALKVFDLQCEHNHIFEGWFGSHDDYDAQQARGLVTCPVCGSASITKRLSAPRLNVSHLHAPAQPPAVPAGASDAEKMAAVQAVVMKQVRALLRNTENVGPRFAEEARRIHDGDADERPIRGTATPEEREALAEDGIEVMAVPDFLDDERLQ